CTCTTCTTTAAAAAGACTTAAAACGAAAAATAACAATCCATTGGATTGACTTTCAGAAGTCTCGTTTCTGTCCATTTTCACGATGGAACGAATGAGACCTGTACGAACGCCACGTGTCGCACACTTACAACAGAAGCGCGGACCTCGCAGGCCCGCCTGCGCCGCATGAATTGCGCAATCCGATGCGGCGTCAGGCGAGCACGATGCGGCCGCCCTACACCACCGCCGACAAATCGAACGGCGTCTCCCTCAACCGTTTCCCCGTCAGCCTGAACACCGCATTCGCGATCGCCGGCGTCACAGCCGGGCTCGACAACTCGCCCACCCCGCCCGGCTTCGCCGGATCACCCTGCACGATATGGATGTCGGTGTCGGGCATGTCGCTCATCCGCATCACGCGATACGTATCGAAGTTCGACTGCTGCACGCGGCCATGCCTGAAATCGATCCGATCGGACGTTGCGTGGCCCAGCCCCCACATCAGCCCGCCATACAGTTGCTCCTCGACGCCGCCCGGCGACACCGCGATCCCGCAATCCGCCACGCACGTGAGCTTCTCGACGCGCACCGCGCCATCCTTGCGCACGACGCGCGCGACCACCGCGACATAGCTGTCGTACGCCTGGTTCGTCGCGATGCCGAGCGCGACGCCATCCGGCAACGGCTGCCCCCACCCCGCGCGCTGCGCAGCTTCGCGCAACACGGCCGCATGACGCGGCCGGTCACGCATGTGTGCGAGCCGGAACTCGACCGGGTCGCGTCGTGCCGCATGCGCGGCCTCGTCCATCACCGATTCGACCGCGAACACGTTCGGGATATAGCTGACCGCGCGATACCACCCCGTCGGCACGCCCGTCTCCATCCGAATCCAGCCGATGTCGCGATGCGGCGCCGCATACGCGAACTCCCACTTCGTGATCGCTTCGGTCGTGCTGAAATCCATCCGGTCGGTGCGCTCCAGATAACCGGGCTCCCACTGCTGCGGCGACGCGGGCATCACGCCGCGCAGCCACAACGAAGCGAGATTTCCTTGCGCATCGAGCACGGCGCGTGCGCGGTGGTAACTCGCCGCGTGATAGAACAGCGCGCGCATCTCGTCCTCGCGGCTGTTCATCAGCTTCACCGGCTTGCCCGTCTTCACCGCGAGCCACGTCGCTTCGAACAGCCAGTATTTCGATTCGCGCGCGCCGAAGCTGCCGCCCGACACGAGTTCGTGCAGCGTCACGCGATGCGCGGGAATGCCGCCGATTACGTCGGCCGCTTCCATCGCCGTGGACGGCACCTGCAGCCCGCCCCAGTATTCGATCCCGCCGTTGCGCGCCCATACGGTGACGTTGACCGGCTCCAGCGGGTTCGCAGCCTTGTGCGGCATCGAATACGACGCTTCGATCGTGCGCGCCCCCGCTGCTGTCGCTTTCGCCGGATCGCCGTCGGCAATCGTCGGCACGACACGCGCGGCGGAATCGTCGACCCACGCGGCCTGGCGCGCGGCGAGCGTGCTGCTGTCGAACGTCTCGAACAGGCTGTCCTCCCATTCGATCGTCAGCGCGGCCTGCCCGCGATGCGCGGACCAGTAGTCGTCCGCGAGCACCGCGACGCCGGCCTGGTTGCCGCCGAGTATGTCGGGACGCGCCGGGATCTGCAGCACGTCGCGCACGCCGGGAATCGCGAGCGCGGCTTTCGTATCGACGCTGCGCACGCGGCCGTCGATCACCGGCGCGCGCGTCACCACGGCGACCAGCATCCCCGGCAATGACACGTCGATGCTGTACGGAAACGAACCGTCCGCCTTCTGCGCGGCGCCGCGCTTCTTGCGCAGCTTGCCGATGTAGCGAAACTGCGAGGGGTCTTTCAGCGCGACCTGCTTCGGCGCGGGCAACTGCGCGGCCGCCGACGCAAGCGAACCATACGTCGCACGACGCCCGCTCGCCGTATGCGACACGACACCATCAGCCGCCGTGCACGACGATATCGGCACGCTCCATTGCTGCGCGGCCGCTTCGACGAGCATCGCGCGCGCGGTCGCGCCCGCGTGGCGCAGCCGGTCGTATTCCATCGCGACGCTCGTGCTGCCGCCGGTCGAAAACACTTTCCACAACGGATGGATGTAGTCGGCGAAAAATGGATCTTCGGGCGTAATCACGTCGACCTTGAACGGATCGACGTCGAGTTCCTCGGCCACCACCGCCGCGAGCGCGGTGCGCGTGCCGGTGCCCGAATCGTGCTTGTGCACGACGAGCTTGATCGTGTCGTCGGGCAGCACGCGCACCCACGCGTTCGGTTCGAATTCGCCGGCCGACGGATGAGGATCGCCACTCGCGCTCTTGCCGGCCGCCATTGCGTCGGGCAGCCGGAAGCCGATCGCGATGCCTGCCGCGAGCAATGCGGAACTCTGCTTGAGGAAACGGCGGCGCGGCGAGCCGTCGGTATGTTGGGCATCCGGTGCGTGATCGTCGCGCATGTCACGCCTCCTTCGCGGGTTCGGCCGCGGCCTTTAGCGCCGGATCACCCGACGCGGCACGCTTGATCGCGCGATGAATCCGCGCATACGTACCGCACCGGCAGATATTGCCCGACATCGCCGACACGATCGCCGCATCGTCGACCGGCTGCCCGCCCTTGAGCAGCGCGGCGGCCTGCATCAGTTGCCCCGGCTGGCAGTAGCCGCATTGCGGCACGTCCTCCGCGACCCACGCGAGCTGCAGCGGATGGCGCCCGTCCGGCGACAGCCCTTCGATCGTCGTCACGTGCCGCCCGTTCGCGGCGACGGCCGGGATCAGGCACGCGCGCACGGCCTGCCCTTCGAGATGCACGGTGCACGCGCCGCACAGCCCCTTGCCGCAGCCGAACTTCGTGCCGGTGAGCTTGAGCCGGTCGCGCAGCACCCAGAGCAGCGGCATATCCTCGGGTACATTCTCGAGCGAATGGCGTGTATCGTTCACGACGATGTCGATCATGCGCTGTCTCCTGATTCGTATTCATGGGGTCGGCCCGCGCACGTGGCGCGGTTCGCAGCATTATCGAAACGCGATGCGCAGGCGCGCCAGCGATCATTTCGTCGATTCCCTGTCAGTCGGACTAACAGATGCTCAAGCGATACCCTTCGATCCAGTCGATGCAGGCGTTTCTGCAGGCTGCGCGGGTCGGCAGCTTTTCCAGCGCGGCGCGCCAGCTCGCGCTCACGCACAGCGCGATCAGCCAGCAGATCCGCTCGCTCGAGGAATTCATCGGCCAGCCGCTGTTCGCGCGCGCCGGCGGCCGCGTGATCCTGACCGACGCGGGCACGCTGTTCGCGAACCAGTTGTCGGACGGCCTCGAACAGATCGATCGCGCGCTGTCGTCGGTGAAGGGCCGCACGACCGGGCCATCGATCCGGCTCGACGTCGATCCGGAACTGATGCAGGGCTGGCTGCCCGCGCGGCTGCCGGAACTGATGCGCACGCTCGACGGCGTGACGCTGACGGTGCTGTCGGCGCCGCGCCACGACCGCGATGCGTTCGATCGCGTCGATGTTGCGCTGCGTTATGGCTATGGGGAATGGGAAGGCGTCGACAGCGCGCTCGTTTGTCCCGACCGGCTGACCGCGATGGCCGCGCCGGCGCTGCTCGAACGTTACGGGCTGAAAGCGCCGCTCATGCCCGAGCAGGTGCTGGCGCTGCCGTTGCTCGGCTATACGAAGCGTTCGTGGATTCCGTGGCTCGAAGCGGCCGGCCTCGAGCCGGTCGAGCCCGAGACGATCGCGGTGTTCGACAACGCGGCGGGACTCGTCGCGACGCTCGCGTCAGGGCTCGGCGCCGGGCTGGTGCGCGGCCTGCTCGCCGCCGACGCGCGCCGCGACGGCCACCTCGTCGAGCTTTGCACGATCGCGATTCCGACGCATTACAACCTCCATGCGATCTGGCCGCGCGAGCGGCATGCACGCGTGAAGCCGCTGATCGATGCAGTCGGCGCGCTGGTCGCGCAGTCGCTCGCGCGCTGATTCATGCAGTGCGTCATGCACCACATCACGCACCGAATCACGCACTGAACGCCGCCGCAACTTCACGCACGGTATCGAGAAACGCGCCGAGCACGGCGGACGTATCATCCGCGCGGTAACGCGCCTGCAACGACACCTCCAGCGCCGGCGGCAACAGCGGCACGAACGCAACGCCGCCCGTCGAGATCTGCCGCGACGACGCCGGCAGCAGCGCGACGCCCAATCCCTCCCGCACCAGCGACAGCAGCGTGTGCACTTCGACGACCTCGTGCGCGATCTGCGGCGTGAAGCGCGCATCGACGCAACTCTGCTGCAGGAACCGCGCGAGCTGCGAATGCCGCAGGCCGAACGACACGAACTGCTCGCCCGCCAGCTCGCCGAGCGCGATCGCGTCGCGCGACGCGAGCCGATGGCCGGGCGGCAGCACGGCCACGGCCGTCTCGTGCACGACGATCTCGCTGCGGATCGACGGATCGTCCTGGAACAGCCGGAAGAAACACACGTCGAGCCGCTTCTCCTTCAGCGCGTCGATCTGCGCGGCGGGCGTCATTTCGTGCAGCGACCAGTGCACGTGCGGATGGCGTTCGGCGAACACGCGCAACGCATGCGGGATCGGCGCGACCATCGCCGAGCTGATGATGCCGACCGCCAGGCGCCCCACTTCGCCGCGCCCCGCGCAGCGCGTGAGATCGATCGCGCGATCGAACTGCGCGACGATCAGCGGCACTTGCTCCTTCAGTGTTTTCCCTGCCTCGGTCAGCTCGACGCGATGCTGCGAGCGCACGAACAGCGCGGTGCCGAGCTGCTCCTCGAGCAGCCGGATCTGCTGGCTCAGCGGCGGCTGCGAGATATGGAGCCGCGCGGCTGCGCGCCCGAAATGCAGTTCGTCGGCCAGCACCGCGAAGTACCGCAACACACGCATGTCCATATCGCAAACGTATCAAGAGCGTCAGTAAAAAATATTGTACAGAGCACATTCGGCTGGTGACACTCGATCCCAAGCAGCAGTGCACGTCGCAGTGTGTCACTCGATGCCGGCGAGGGGAAGGCGCAAAAAATAATGCGCCTTGCAAAGGGCCGCATGAATCCGACCGACACGGTCGCTTCATCGACGTGCCTGCCCGCGACCCGGCAACCGGCTTTTCCGGTTCCTCTCAAGGAGATCGAGTAGATGATCATCGACACCAGCTGTTACCCGACGAATCTCGTCGACCTCGCGTGGCGTCACGACGGCCCGCCATTCACCGGCGAGCGCCTGATCGAGACGATGAACGGCCCGTTCCTCATCAACGGCAAGCCGCGCCGCGTCGACAAGGCGTTCATCCAGCCGCCGCAAGGCAACACCATCTATACGTATACCGACGGCGAGAAGACGGGCACCGAATCGATCGACGCGTACATGGCGTACACGGTCGAGATGGTGCGCAAGCATCCCGACCGCTTCATCGGCTGCTTCGTCTACAACCCGCGCTGCGGCGTGGAGAACGGCGTGAACGCGATCGATCACTACGTGCGCAAGCTCGGCTTCAAGATGGTGCAGTTCCAGGCCAACATGCACGCGTATCGCCCCGACCGCGCGCTCGACTGGCTGCGCCCCGCGCTGAAGAAATGCGCGGAACTCGGCGTGCTCGTGAAGCTGCATACCGGCGACGGCCCGTACAGCATCCCGACCGAGTGGGTGCCGATGATCAAGGAATTCCCGACCGTCAATTTCATCATGGCGCACTTCGGCGTGCAGACGGGCGGCGTCTACTGCTTCGAGCCGTTCCAGCTCGCGATGGATCTGCCGAACGTGTACTGCGAATCGGGCTGGTGCCTGCAGTCGCGCATCGTCGAATTCGCGAAGGTGCTGCCGAAGCACAAGATCCTGTTCGGCTCCGACACGCCGCCGAACGAGCCGGGCATGTGGCTGCGCCTGCTCGAAGTGCTGTGCTTCGAGCCGCCGCAGGGGATGAATCTCGACGAGGACACGCTCGAGGATTACCTCGGCAACAACACTGCGCGAATGATCGGCCTCGAACCGACGCCCGCGCCGCGCACCGTCGACGAAGCGAAAGCGTTGCTCGCCGCCTGACACCCGCGCCCCTCATTCCCGATTCCGGAGCATTGCATGATCATCGATACGCACCTGCACCCGACCAACCTCGTCGACGAAGCGTGGCGCCACACCGGCGAACCGTTCACCGGCGAACGCCTGCTGAAGATGATGGACGGCCCGTACATCATCAACGGCAAGCCGCGCCGCATCGACATGGGGTTCATCCAGCCGCCGCCGGGCAACACCGGCTATCGCGACGGCAACCGCCGCGGCCGCGACGGTATTCGCGACTACATGGCGTACATCGCCGAGCTCACGCAGAAATACCCCGACCGCTTCATCGGCAACTTCACGTACAACCCGCGCTGGGGCCCGGAAAACGGCGCGGCGGAACTCGAGTTCCACATCAAGGAGTACGGCTTCAAGATGGTGAAGCTGCACGCGAACATGCACGGCTACCGGCCCGATCGCGCGCTCGACTGGCTGCGCCCCGCGATGAAGGTCTGCGCGAAGTACAACATCGTCGTGCTGATTCACACCGGCGACGGGCCGTACACGATCCCGACGCAGTTCTACCCGATCATCCGCGAATTCCCGATGGTGAACTTCATCATCGGTCACTTCGGCATCCAGACCGGCGGCAACTACTCGTTCGAGGCGTTCTGGATGGCGATGGATACGCCGAACGTGTATTGCGAATCGGGCTGGTGCTACCAGGCACGGATCGTCGAGTTCGCACGCGAGCTGCCGCGCAACAAGATCGTGTTCGGCACCGATTCGCCGCCGAACGAGCCCGGCATGTGGCTGCGCGAGCTGGAAATGCTGTGCGGGCCCGCGCCGCAGGGGATGGATCTCGATGAAGACGGCCTCGAGGATTACATGGGCAACAACATCGCCCGCCTCGTCGGCATCGAGCCGACCAAGCCGCCGAAGGATCTCGACGAAGCGCAGAAACGCCTGACGGCGACCTACGTGTAACGCGCCGCCCGCCGGATCGCGCGCTGGCGCACGCACGTGCGCGGTCCGGCCTGTCGCGGCTGCCGTTTCCCTTCCCGTTCCGCTTCCGACGGAGTGCATCATGGCGTCCAGTCTTTTCGCCGAGCAGCAGGATTTCCATCACTTCGCGAACGCGTATCGCGAACGTTTCCCGGACGACGTGCTGACGATTGCCGAGCCGCTGTCCGCCGACCAGGACGTCACCGCCGTCGTCGCATCGCTCGCCGCGCGCGGCCGGCACGAGATGCTCGTCTGCGAGCGCGTCGACGGTCTTGCGACTCCGCTCGTCACCAATGTATTCGCGTCCCGCCCCCGTATCGGCCGGCTGTTCGGCGTCGATGCGAACGGCCTGTTCGACGCATGGCAGCAGCGCGCGAACGCACCCGTCGCGCCGGTCGTCGTGCCGCACGGCCCGGTGCTCGATCATGTCGTCGAAGGCGATGCGGTCGATCTCGCGCAACTGCCGATGATCCGCCACTTCGAAACCGATCGCGGGCCATACGTCACCAACGCGGTGATCGTCGCCGAAGATCCGGTGACGGGCGTCGCGAACCTCAGTTACCACCGCTCGATGCCGCATGCGCGCAATGCGCTGGCGACGAGCCTGCATTCGCGCGGCCATCTGTGGCGGATGCTGCAAACCGCGAAGGCGCGCGGCGACACGCTCAAGGTTGCGATGGTGATCGGCGCGCATCCGCTGTTCATGCTCGCGGCCGCCGCGCGCGTGCCGTTCGGCGCCGACGAGCGCGCGATCGCCGGCGGCCTGTTCGGCGCGCCGTTGCAGCTCGTGCGCACGCCGCGCCACGGCATCGGCGTGCCGGCGGCGGCCGAGTTCGTGCTCGAAGGCACGATCGATCCCGACGCCCATGCCGAAGAAGGCCCGTTCGGCGAATTCACCGGCTATTCGTCGGACCGCTCGACCAACAACGTGCTGCGCATCGACGCGATGATGCGGCGCAACGATGCGTGGCTCGTCGACGTGGTCGGCGGCCCGTATGCGGAACATCTGACGCTCGCGCGGCTGCCGCGCGAAGCCGAGATGAGCGAGAAGCTGAAGGCGCGCTTTCCGGCCGTCACCGCGATCCACTATCCGAACTCCGGCACGCACTTCCACTGCTACGTCGCGCTGAAGCAGACGCGCGACGGCGAGGCGCGGCAGATCATGCTCGCGATGCTCGGCTGGGACCCGTACCTGAAGAACGTCGTCGCGGTCGACGCCGACGTCGACATCACCGACGACGCGCAGGTGCTGTGGGCGATCGCCACGCACTTCCAGCCGCATCGCGACCTGTTCGTCGTCGACGGCCTGCCGGGCAGCCCGCTCGATCCTTCGTCGTCGGCCGACGGCACGACGTCGCGAATGGGCATCGACGCGACACGCGGCTCGCGCTTCGACGGCATACGCGCGCGCGTCGGCGACGCGGCGATGCAGCGCGCCGCGCACGTGATCGCGCAGCTTGGCGGAGCCGCGCGATGAGCACGCGCCGGCTCGTGGTCGGCATCAGCGGCGCATCCGGCTTCGTGTACGGAATGCGGCTGCTCGCGCTGCTGCGCGAACTCGACATCGAGACGCATGTGGTCGTGTCGCGCGCGGCCGCACTGACGATGGCGCACGAGACCGATTTCAAGCTGTCCGACGTCACGTCGCTCGCGAGCGCGCTGTACCGCAGCGACGACATCGCCGCGCCGATCTCGAGCGGCTCGTTCCGCACGCTCGGGATGATCGTCGCGCCGTGCTCGATGAAGACGCTCGCCGAGATCGCGACCGGCTTGTCGTCCGGCCTGATCTCGCGCGCGGCCGACGTCGTGCTGAAGGAGCGCCGCCGGCTCGTGCTGCTCGCACGCGAAACGCCGTACACGCTCACGCACCTGCGCAACATGGCCGCCGTCACCGAGATGGGCGCGATCGTCGCGCCGCCGGTGCCGGCGTTCTATGCGCGCCCCGCTTCGCTCGACCAGATGATCGACCACACGCTCGGCCGCGTGCTCGACCTGTTCGACCTCGATTCCCGCACCGTCCATCGCTGGAAAGAAAGCGAATCCCGGCCCAATCCGCAGCCCAACCGACTCAACGGAGACGCATCATGACCCACATCCACACCACCCACAGCGACGTCGAAAAGATTCCGGTCACCGTGCTCACGGGCTTTCTCGGCGCGGGCAAGACGACGCTGCTGAACTACATCCTGCGCGAGAAGCACGGCCGCAAGATCGCGGTGATCGAGAACGAGTTCGGCGAAATCGGCATCGACGGCGGCCTCGTGCTCGAATCGACCGAGGAAATCTACGAGATGACCAACGGCTGCGTGTGCTGCGTCGGCGCGGTGCGCGAGGATCTCGTGCGGATCGTGCGGATGCTCGTCGAGCGCCCCGACCGGCTCGATCACATCATCGTCGAGACGAGCGGCCTCGCCGATCCGTATCCGGTCGCGCAAACCTTCTTCCTCGACGATCCGATCGCGAAGGAAGTCGCGCTCGACGCGGTCGTCACGATGGTCGATGCGAAGCATATCCGCGCGCACCTCGACGATCTCGTGCTCGACGGCCGCGACAACCAGGCGGTCGACCAGATCGTCTGCGCGGATCGCATCGTGATCAACAAGGTCGATCTCGTCGAGTCGCCGGACGTCGATTCGCTGACCGCGCGGCTGCGCGAGCTGAACACGACGGCCGAGATCGTCACGTCGAGCTATGCGCAGATCGATCTCGACCGGATTCTCGGCATCGGCGCGAACGAGTTCGCGCAGATCCTCGTCGAGAGCGACGGGCTGCACGCCGATACGCCGCATGCGGACGAGCACGGTCATGACGAGCACGACGACCCTGCGCACGCAGAACACGACGCGCACGCCCACGCTCACGACGAAGATCACGACCACCACGAGCACGACGAAAGCGTGTCGTCGGTCGGCATCGAAGTCGACGCCGACGTCGATCTCGACGCGCTCGAAGCGTGGCTCGGCGAACTGCGCAGCGCCGACACCGCGAACCTGTTCCGGATGAAGGGCATCCTCGCCGTGCAGGGCCGCGCGCAGCGCTACGTGCTGCAGGGCGTGCACGGCGTGATCGAACTGCGCGCCGCGCAGGCGTGGGGGTGCGAGCCGCGCTCGTCGCGCATCGTTTTCATCGGCCGCGATCTCGATCGCGCCGCGCTGACCGACCGTTTCCATGCCTGTCTCGCCGCATCGGTCGCGGCCTGACGGGACGCCAGGCGGGCGCGATGCGCCCGCCCGATAACGAACATCAGGAGACACGCCCATGAACTCTGCCTCACATCCCGTCGATCGGGTCCTGCCGCGCCGCCAGATGCTGACGCTCGGCCTGCAGCACATGCTCGTCGCCTATATCGGCGCGATCGCGGTGCCGCTGATCGTCGCGTCGGCCTTGAAGATGTCGCCCGCCGATACGACCGTGCTGATCAGCACCGCGCTGTTCTGTTCCGGCATCTCGACGATCCTGCAGACGGTCGGCGTCTGGAAGCTCGGCGTGCGCCTGCCGATCCTGCAGGGCGTCGCGTTCAGCAGCGTCGGCCCGGTGATCGCGATCGGCCTGACGCCGGGCGTGGGGTTCGCCGGCGTGTGCGGCGCGGTGATCGGCGCGGGCATCATCACGACCTTCGCGGCGCCGCTGGTCGGCCGGCTGCGCCGGCTGTTCCCGCCGGTCGTGACGGGCTGCATCGTCACCGTGATCGGGTTGCAGTTGTTTCCGGTCGCGTATCAGTGGGCCGGCGGCGGCGATGCGGCGAAGCTGCAGTTCGGCGAGCTGTCGTTCCTCGCGGTTGCGCTCGTCGTCGCGGTCGTGATCCTCGCGGTCAACCGTTTCGCGAACGCGTTCCTGCGCAACCTGTCGGTGCTGATCGGGCTCGTCGCGGGCAGCCTGCTCGCGATCGCGCTCGGAATGGGCAACTTCACCAACGTCGCGGCGGCGCCGTGGTTCACCGTGCCCTACCCGTTCCACTTCGGCACGCCGGTGTTCGCGATCGTGCCGGTGCTGACGATGGTCGTCGTGATGATCGTGCAGATGGTCGAGTCGATGGGCCTGTTCGTCGCGATCGGCGACATCGTCGAGAAGCAGGTGAGCGAGGAGGACGTCGTGCGCGGGCTGCGCGCGAACGGTGTCGCGAGCGCGATCGCCGGCACGTTCGCCGCGTTCCCGTTCATCGCGTTCATGGAGAACGTCGGGCTCGTGATCCTGACCGGCGTGCGCAGCCGCTGGATCGTCGCGGTCAGCGGCGTGCTGATGTGCGTCGTCGCGCTGGTGCCGAAGATCGGCGCGATCGTCGCGTCGACGCCGTCCGCCGCGCTCGGCGGCGCGGGTATCGCGATGTTCGGCGTGGTCGTCGCGGCCGGCGTGCAGACGCTCGCGAAAGTCGACTTCGAAAACAACCGCTACAACGTGCTGATCGTCGGCTTCACGATCGCAACCGCGCTGATCCCGGTGATGGCGCCGAAGGTGTTCGCGCACATGCCCGACTGGACGCAACCGTTCCTGCACAGCGGCGTCGTGCTCGCGTGTCTCGTGTCGGT
The sequence above is drawn from the Burkholderia stabilis genome and encodes:
- a CDS encoding (2Fe-2S)-binding protein — translated: MIDIVVNDTRHSLENVPEDMPLLWVLRDRLKLTGTKFGCGKGLCGACTVHLEGQAVRACLIPAVAANGRHVTTIEGLSPDGRHPLQLAWVAEDVPQCGYCQPGQLMQAAALLKGGQPVDDAAIVSAMSGNICRCGTYARIHRAIKRAASGDPALKAAAEPAKEA
- a CDS encoding amidohydrolase family protein — protein: MIIDTHLHPTNLVDEAWRHTGEPFTGERLLKMMDGPYIINGKPRRIDMGFIQPPPGNTGYRDGNRRGRDGIRDYMAYIAELTQKYPDRFIGNFTYNPRWGPENGAAELEFHIKEYGFKMVKLHANMHGYRPDRALDWLRPAMKVCAKYNIVVLIHTGDGPYTIPTQFYPIIREFPMVNFIIGHFGIQTGGNYSFEAFWMAMDTPNVYCESGWCYQARIVEFARELPRNKIVFGTDSPPNEPGMWLRELEMLCGPAPQGMDLDEDGLEDYMGNNIARLVGIEPTKPPKDLDEAQKRLTATYV
- a CDS encoding LysR substrate-binding domain-containing protein, with amino-acid sequence MDMRVLRYFAVLADELHFGRAAARLHISQPPLSQQIRLLEEQLGTALFVRSQHRVELTEAGKTLKEQVPLIVAQFDRAIDLTRCAGRGEVGRLAVGIISSAMVAPIPHALRVFAERHPHVHWSLHEMTPAAQIDALKEKRLDVCFFRLFQDDPSIRSEIVVHETAVAVLPPGHRLASRDAIALGELAGEQFVSFGLRHSQLARFLQQSCVDARFTPQIAHEVVEVHTLLSLVREGLGVALLPASSRQISTGGVAFVPLLPPALEVSLQARYRADDTSAVLGAFLDTVREVAAAFSA
- a CDS encoding nucleobase:cation symporter-2 family protein, whose translation is MNSASHPVDRVLPRRQMLTLGLQHMLVAYIGAIAVPLIVASALKMSPADTTVLISTALFCSGISTILQTVGVWKLGVRLPILQGVAFSSVGPVIAIGLTPGVGFAGVCGAVIGAGIITTFAAPLVGRLRRLFPPVVTGCIVTVIGLQLFPVAYQWAGGGDAAKLQFGELSFLAVALVVAVVILAVNRFANAFLRNLSVLIGLVAGSLLAIALGMGNFTNVAAAPWFTVPYPFHFGTPVFAIVPVLTMVVVMIVQMVESMGLFVAIGDIVEKQVSEEDVVRGLRANGVASAIAGTFAAFPFIAFMENVGLVILTGVRSRWIVAVSGVLMCVVALVPKIGAIVASTPSAALGGAGIAMFGVVVAAGVQTLAKVDFENNRYNVLIVGFTIATALIPVMAPKVFAHMPDWTQPFLHSGVVLACLVSVLLNALLNGVPAAEPVESHAHADAAHRSPMARECD
- a CDS encoding UbiX family flavin prenyltransferase gives rise to the protein MSTRRLVVGISGASGFVYGMRLLALLRELDIETHVVVSRAAALTMAHETDFKLSDVTSLASALYRSDDIAAPISSGSFRTLGMIVAPCSMKTLAEIATGLSSGLISRAADVVLKERRRLVLLARETPYTLTHLRNMAAVTEMGAIVAPPVPAFYARPASLDQMIDHTLGRVLDLFDLDSRTVHRWKESESRPNPQPNRLNGDAS
- a CDS encoding amidohydrolase family protein, giving the protein MIIDTSCYPTNLVDLAWRHDGPPFTGERLIETMNGPFLINGKPRRVDKAFIQPPQGNTIYTYTDGEKTGTESIDAYMAYTVEMVRKHPDRFIGCFVYNPRCGVENGVNAIDHYVRKLGFKMVQFQANMHAYRPDRALDWLRPALKKCAELGVLVKLHTGDGPYSIPTEWVPMIKEFPTVNFIMAHFGVQTGGVYCFEPFQLAMDLPNVYCESGWCLQSRIVEFAKVLPKHKILFGSDTPPNEPGMWLRLLEVLCFEPPQGMNLDEDTLEDYLGNNTARMIGLEPTPAPRTVDEAKALLAA
- a CDS encoding LysR substrate-binding domain-containing protein yields the protein MLKRYPSIQSMQAFLQAARVGSFSSAARQLALTHSAISQQIRSLEEFIGQPLFARAGGRVILTDAGTLFANQLSDGLEQIDRALSSVKGRTTGPSIRLDVDPELMQGWLPARLPELMRTLDGVTLTVLSAPRHDRDAFDRVDVALRYGYGEWEGVDSALVCPDRLTAMAAPALLERYGLKAPLMPEQVLALPLLGYTKRSWIPWLEAAGLEPVEPETIAVFDNAAGLVATLASGLGAGLVRGLLAADARRDGHLVELCTIAIPTHYNLHAIWPRERHARVKPLIDAVGALVAQSLAR
- a CDS encoding xanthine dehydrogenase family protein molybdopterin-binding subunit; translated protein: MRDDHAPDAQHTDGSPRRRFLKQSSALLAAGIAIGFRLPDAMAAGKSASGDPHPSAGEFEPNAWVRVLPDDTIKLVVHKHDSGTGTRTALAAVVAEELDVDPFKVDVITPEDPFFADYIHPLWKVFSTGGSTSVAMEYDRLRHAGATARAMLVEAAAQQWSVPISSCTAADGVVSHTASGRRATYGSLASAAAQLPAPKQVALKDPSQFRYIGKLRKKRGAAQKADGSFPYSIDVSLPGMLVAVVTRAPVIDGRVRSVDTKAALAIPGVRDVLQIPARPDILGGNQAGVAVLADDYWSAHRGQAALTIEWEDSLFETFDSSTLAARQAAWVDDSAARVVPTIADGDPAKATAAGARTIEASYSMPHKAANPLEPVNVTVWARNGGIEYWGGLQVPSTAMEAADVIGGIPAHRVTLHELVSGGSFGARESKYWLFEATWLAVKTGKPVKLMNSREDEMRALFYHAASYHRARAVLDAQGNLASLWLRGVMPASPQQWEPGYLERTDRMDFSTTEAITKWEFAYAAPHRDIGWIRMETGVPTGWYRAVSYIPNVFAVESVMDEAAHAARRDPVEFRLAHMRDRPRHAAVLREAAQRAGWGQPLPDGVALGIATNQAYDSYVAVVARVVRKDGAVRVEKLTCVADCGIAVSPGGVEEQLYGGLMWGLGHATSDRIDFRHGRVQQSNFDTYRVMRMSDMPDTDIHIVQGDPAKPGGVGELSSPAVTPAIANAVFRLTGKRLRETPFDLSAVV
- a CDS encoding CobW family GTP-binding protein codes for the protein MTHIHTTHSDVEKIPVTVLTGFLGAGKTTLLNYILREKHGRKIAVIENEFGEIGIDGGLVLESTEEIYEMTNGCVCCVGAVREDLVRIVRMLVERPDRLDHIIVETSGLADPYPVAQTFFLDDPIAKEVALDAVVTMVDAKHIRAHLDDLVLDGRDNQAVDQIVCADRIVINKVDLVESPDVDSLTARLRELNTTAEIVTSSYAQIDLDRILGIGANEFAQILVESDGLHADTPHADEHGHDEHDDPAHAEHDAHAHAHDEDHDHHEHDESVSSVGIEVDADVDLDALEAWLGELRSADTANLFRMKGILAVQGRAQRYVLQGVHGVIELRAAQAWGCEPRSSRIVFIGRDLDRAALTDRFHACLAASVAA
- a CDS encoding UbiD family decarboxylase, whose translation is MASSLFAEQQDFHHFANAYRERFPDDVLTIAEPLSADQDVTAVVASLAARGRHEMLVCERVDGLATPLVTNVFASRPRIGRLFGVDANGLFDAWQQRANAPVAPVVVPHGPVLDHVVEGDAVDLAQLPMIRHFETDRGPYVTNAVIVAEDPVTGVANLSYHRSMPHARNALATSLHSRGHLWRMLQTAKARGDTLKVAMVIGAHPLFMLAAAARVPFGADERAIAGGLFGAPLQLVRTPRHGIGVPAAAEFVLEGTIDPDAHAEEGPFGEFTGYSSDRSTNNVLRIDAMMRRNDAWLVDVVGGPYAEHLTLARLPREAEMSEKLKARFPAVTAIHYPNSGTHFHCYVALKQTRDGEARQIMLAMLGWDPYLKNVVAVDADVDITDDAQVLWAIATHFQPHRDLFVVDGLPGSPLDPSSSADGTTSRMGIDATRGSRFDGIRARVGDAAMQRAAHVIAQLGGAAR